In one Rutidosis leptorrhynchoides isolate AG116_Rl617_1_P2 chromosome 8, CSIRO_AGI_Rlap_v1, whole genome shotgun sequence genomic region, the following are encoded:
- the LOC139864101 gene encoding secreted RxLR effector protein 161-like, whose protein sequence is MNGVPYALAIGSIMYAMRYTRPDVSFALNMTSRYQQNPGDCHWTAVKNILKYLRNTKDRDDSRSQSGYIFIMNGGAVDWRSSKQSTTAMSTTKSEYIDASEVAQEAVWIRKSISGLGVVPSIENPMDMYCDNTGAIVIANEPGVLRGAKHILRKFHYIREVIERGEAVIKTIIGCNVKLVSDTCR, encoded by the exons ATGAATGGGGTTCCATATGCTTTAGCTATTGGATCCATCATGTATGCTATGAGGTACACTAGACCAGATGTTTCTTTCGCTCTCAATATGACGAGCCGAtaccaacagaatccaggtgattgTCATTGGACTGCTGTAAAGAATATATTGAAGTATTTGCGAAATACTAAAGATCGAGATGATAGTCGATCACAATCTGGCTACATTTTCATTATGAACGGAGGTGCAGTCGACTGGAGAAGCTCGAAGCAAAGCACTACAGCGATGTCCACAACAAAATCAGAATATATTGATGCATCTGAAGTTGCTCAGGAAGCTGTTTGGATCAGAAAATCCATATCTGGGCTTGGTGTTGTTCCCAGCATTGAAAATCCCATGGACATGTATTGCGACAATACTGGTGCTATAGTAATAGCAAATGAACCAGGAGTTCTACGTGGTGCCAAACACATCCTTCGCAAATTTCACTACATACGTGAAGTTATAGAGAGAGGTGAA gctgttataaagactATTATTGGGTGTAATGTGAAGCTCGTGTCAGACACGTGTAGGTAa